From one Balaenoptera acutorostrata chromosome 6, mBalAcu1.1, whole genome shotgun sequence genomic stretch:
- the PKN3 gene encoding serine/threonine-protein kinase N3 isoform X1 — translation MEEGAPQQPGAGQWPPGDEKEAIRRAIQKELKIKEGVENLRRVATDRRHLGHVQQLLRSSNRRLEQLHGELRELHARILLPGPGPGPAEPAASGPWPLAEQPRARHLEALQRQLQVELKVKQGAENMTHTYASGTPKERKLLAAAQQMLQDSQLKVALLRMKISSLEASGSPEPGPELLVEELRHRLRIEAAVAEGAKNVVKLLGSRRTQDRKVLAEAQAQLQESSQKLDLLRLALEQLLEGLPPAHPLRGRVARELRTAVSGNAQPSGTLVKPTAMTGTLQVHLLGCEQLLTAVPGRSPVAALAGSPSQGWLRSRAKQQRGGGELASEVLAVLKVDNRIVGQTGWGPVAKQSWDQTFVVPLERARELEIGVRWRDWRQLCGVAFLRLEDFLDNACHQLSLSLVPQGLLFAQVTFCDPVIERRPRLQRQKRIFSKRRGQDFLRASQMNLSMAAWGRLVMSLLPPCSSPSTISPPKGCSQTPATPRGAAAPASPSNFPPKKTPLREEIQCPPKPPRLYLPQEPTPEEMPSTKRPHMEPRTRLEPSLPASATRKPPRLQDFRCLAVLGRGHFGKVLLVQFKGTGQYYAIKALKKQEVLSREEIESLYCEKRILEAVGRMGHPFLLSLLACFHTSSHACFVTEFVPGGDLMMQIHEDVFPEPQARFYLACVVLGLQFLHEQKIIYRDLKLDNLLLDAQGFLKIADFGLCKEGIGFGDRTSTFCGTPEFLAPEVLTQEAYTRAVDWWGLGVLLYEMLVGECPFPGDTEEEVFDCIVNAEAPYPRFLSVQGLELIQKLLQKCPEKRLGAGERDAEEIKTQPFFRTTDWQALLARAVRPPFVPTLCGPTDLRYFEGEFTGLPPALTPPDARSPLTARQQAAFRDFDFVSQRFLEP, via the exons CCTGGGGCGGGCCAGTGGCCCCCAGGGGATGAGAAAGAGGCGATCCGCCGGGCCATCCAGAAGGAGCTGAAAATcaaggagggtgtggagaaccTGCGGCGGGTAGCCACCGACCGCCGCCACCTGGGCCACGTGCAGCAGCTGCTGCGGTCCTCCAACCGCCGCCTGGAGCAGCTGCACGGGGAGCTGCGGGAGCTGCATGCCCGCATCCTGCTGCCCGGCCCCGGGCCTGGCCCGGCTG AACCTGCGGCCTCAGGACCTTGGCCGCTGGCAGAGCAGCCAAGGGCCCGACACCTGGAGGCTCTACAGAGGCAGCTGCAGGTAGAGCTGAAGGTCAAGCAGGGAGCCGAGAATATGACCCACACGTATGCCAGTGGCACTCCCAAG GAGAGGAAGCTTCTGGCAGCCGCCCAGCAGATGCTACAGGACAGCCAGCTGAAGGTGGCCCTGCTACGAATGAAGATCAGCAGCCTGGAGGCCAGCGGGTCCCCTGAGCCAG GACCGGAGCTGCTGGTGGAGGAGCTGCGGCACCGGCTACGCATCGAGGCTGCCGTGGCCGAGGGCGCCAAGAACGTGGTGAAGCTGCTTGGTAGCCGGCGAACGCAGGACCGCAAGGTGCTAGCCGAG GCTCAGGCCCAGCTCCAGGAGTCCTCCCAGAAACTGGACCTCCTGCGGCTGGCCTTGGAGCAGCTGCTGGAGGGACTGCCTCCTGCCCACCCTCTGCGTGGCAGAGTGGCCCGGGAGCTGCGGACTGCTGTGTCTGGGAACGCCCAGCCTTCAGGGACACTCGTGAAGCCCACTGCCATGACAG GGACGCTGCAGGTCCACCTCCTGGGCTGTGAGCAGCTGCTGACAGCTGTGCCGGGTCGTTCCCCCGTGGCCGCACTGGCCGGgagcccctcccagggctggctTCGGAGCAGGGCCAAGCAGCAGCGTGGCGGAGGCGAGCTGGCCA GTGAGGTGTTGGCCGTGCTGAAGGTGGACAATCGCATTGTGGGCCAGACGGGCTGGGGGCCTGTGGCCAAGCAGTCCTGGGACCAGACCTTTGTCGTCCCCCTGGAGCGG GCCCGAGAGCTGGAGATCGGGGTGCGCTGGCGGGACTGGCGGCAGCTGTGCGGCGTGGCCTTCCTGAGGCTGGAGGACTTCCTGGACAATGCCTGTCACCAGCTCTCCCTCAGCCTGGTGccgcaggggctgctctttgccCAG GTGACCTTCTGTGACCCTGTCATTGAGAGAAGGCCCCGGCTGCAGAGGCAGAAACGCATTTTCTCAAAACGCAGAG GTCAGGACTTCCTGAGGGCTTCCCAGATGAACCTCAGCATGGCGGCCTGGGGGCGCTTGGTCATGAGCCTGCTGCCCCCCTGCAGCTCCCCAAGCACCATCAGCCCCCCGAAAGGGTGCTCCCAGACCCCAGCCACACCCCGGGGGGCCGCCGCCCCTGCCTCGCCCAG TAATTTCCCGCCCAAGAAGACCCCCTTGCGAGAAGAGATCCAATGCCCACCCAAGCCACCGCGCCTCTACCTGCCCCAGGAGCCGACCCCCGAGGAGATGCCG agcaCCAAACGCCCCCACATGGAGCCCAGGACTCGACTCGAGCCATCTCTGCCAGCCTCAGCCACCAG GAAACCTCCCCGGCTTCAGGACTTCCGCTGCTTGGCCGTGCTGGGCCGGGGCCACTTCGGGAAG GTTCTACTGGTCCAGTTCAAGGGGACAGGTCAATACTATGCCATCAAAGCGCTGAAGAAGCAGGAGGTGCTGAGCCGGGAAGAGATAGAGAG CCTGTACTGCGAGAAGCGAATCCTGGAGGCTGTGGGCCGCATGGGGCACCCCTTCCTACTCTCCCTCCTTGCCTGCTTCCACACCTCCAGCCACGCCTGCTTCGTGACTGAGTTCGTGCCCGGTGGCGACCTCATGATGCAGATCCATGAGGACGTCTTCCCTGAGCCCCAGGCCCG GTTCTATCTGGCCTGTGTGGTCCTGGGCCTGCAATTCTTACATGAGCAGAAGATCATTTACAG AGACCTTAAGTTGGATAATCTTCTGCTGGATGCCCAGGGTTTCCTGAAGATCGCAGACTTTGGGCTCTGTAAGGAAG GGATCGGCTTTGGGGACCGGACGAGCACCTTCTGTGGCACCCCGGAGTTCCTGGCCCCTGAGGTGCTGACCCAGGAGGCCTATACGCGGGCTGTGGACTGGTGGGGGCTGGGCGTGCTGCTCTACGAGATGCTGGTGGGCGAG TGCCCGTTTCCAGGGGACACCGAGGAGGAGGTGTTTGACTGCATCGTCAATGCGGAAGCCCCATACCCGCGCTTTCTGTCGGTGCAAGGGCTTGAGCTCATTCAGAAG ctcctccaGAAGTGCCCCGAGAAGcgcctgggggcgggggagcgGGATGCCGAGGAGATCAAGACGCAGCCTTTCTTCAGG ACCACCGACTGGCAGGCCCTGCTCGCCCGAGCCGTCCGGCCCCCGTTTGTGCCCACCCTCTGCGGCCCCACAGACCTGCGCTACTTTGAGGGCGAGTTCACGGGGCTGCCGCCTGCTCTGACGCCGCCTGATGCCCGCAGCCCCCTCACCGCCCGCCAACAGGCTGCCTTCCGGGACTTCGACTTTGTGTCTCAGCGATTCCTGGAGCCCTGA